The stretch of DNA AGCTTTTTCGTGTATTAGCTCGAGTATGGACACAAAAAGCAGCGTCCAGACAATCGGCCTTATACCTGCATATGGGAGCATGGCTATAGATGAAAGAACCACCACCGAGACCAACTTCAGCCTGGATGCAATATGGATTGATAGGGTCCAAAGAGCGCTGAAAATCAAAGCTAGGCCCAGATAGCCGCCTACGCCGTAGATACTACTAATTAGTATGTCGTTGAGCCATTCATGGTTGATCCAGGAAAAGTTCGAGGCCGTGTAGGAGAATATATCCTTGCTGGGGATGCCGTTTGCGATGAAGTATTTTCCCGACATCAGGTGCCAGCCAAAATCTGGATCTATTGAATAGTATGTGACGGTAAATAGTAGCGTAAAGGCCAAGCAGAGACCCAGGAGATATCTAAAGCGATTGCTAAATAAGAATGATTTTTCGGGCTCTGACGGCTTAGATTTCATTATCAAATTGTATCAGCATTGGCCACTTAATGCCCAGCGATTAGCCAAATGCACGCTGGTTGTATTAAAATTATAGTCACGAGCCTAATTTTAGAAGTTTCCGAAGAAGGTATCGATAAAGGAGAGGTGGCCGAGTGGCTGAAGGTGCTGCTCTCGAAAAGCAGTGAGCTCGCAAGGGTTCCGTGGGTTCGAATCCCACCCTCTCCGCCAGTTATTATTTAAGAGCTCAGCTAGGCTATTATAGGATAATCCAGCGCTTGCCAGCTAAATCCCAGGGGTGCAATATAAATGACAGTAAATAAAAAACAGATAATATTGATGTATGTAGTCGGGATACTGAGCCTCACAGCCCTGGCTATGTATTTTAATATTTTTATGGAAACCAGAGTTAAATACCCTATCGGAAAGCAGATAATGGCGATCATTTCCGACCAGCTTAGTCTTGGTCCAAGGCATGTGGGCAGTGATGGCCACTTAGAATTAAGAAAATACATCAGAGGTAGCCTAGAGCAGAGTGGCGTGGCTGTGCTTGAGCAGGTATGGACCGATCCAGACGGCCAAGAGCTAAATAATATTATCGGCAGAATCAACCCCACTAAAGCTAAAAGAATAATACTCGGGACACACTACGACAGCAAAGAGAAAGCCAATTTGGACCCGATAAACCCTGCCTTAGCTGTTCCTGGAGCCAACGATTCAGCATCTGGGACTGCCCTGCTTCTAAGGCTTGCAGATGATATTAATAGTAACCCTGAAATGCGCGGGCTAGGAATTGATTTGGTGTTTTTCGATGCAGAGGAATATCAGCCGGGTAGCTATGAGCTGTGGCGCGCTAAGGGTTCGGCATATTTTGCCGATAATATCCAGAGCTTGTACCCTGAGCAAAAACCTATTTTGGCCATAAACCCTGATCTAGTTTGTGATAAAAACCTTAGGTTTTATAAGGACTCATTATCGGTGCTAAAAGCCGGGGAAGAGACAAACGCCATCTGGGCCATCGGGCGGAGTATCGATCGTAACTCGTTCGATGAGGGGGTGAAAGCCGAGATAAAAGATGATCAAACCGCATTGATTGCGGCCGGCATTCCTAGCGTTCTTATGATTGATCTTGAGTACCCCGCATTCCACACAACCCAAGATACGATTGATAAATGCAGTAATAAAAGTCTCGAAAATGTCTTTGAAACGATCCGCCGGTACCTCATTACGAGGGCTTAGTGGACAGCAAAATAGGTTGTAGTTTAGCCCCTTGAGCTAAAATACAACCTATGGTGCGCCCGGCGGGATTCGAACCTGCGACCTTTGGCTCCGCAAGCCAACACTCTATCCAGCTGAGCTACGGGCGCTCGAACGATAGCTATTATAGCTGATAAACGGGCTAT from Patescibacteria group bacterium encodes:
- a CDS encoding M28 family peptidase translates to MTVNKKQIILMYVVGILSLTALAMYFNIFMETRVKYPIGKQIMAIISDQLSLGPRHVGSDGHLELRKYIRGSLEQSGVAVLEQVWTDPDGQELNNIIGRINPTKAKRIILGTHYDSKEKANLDPINPALAVPGANDSASGTALLLRLADDINSNPEMRGLGIDLVFFDAEEYQPGSYELWRAKGSAYFADNIQSLYPEQKPILAINPDLVCDKNLRFYKDSLSVLKAGEETNAIWAIGRSIDRNSFDEGVKAEIKDDQTALIAAGIPSVLMIDLEYPAFHTTQDTIDKCSNKSLENVFETIRRYLITRA